One Hordeum vulgare subsp. vulgare chromosome 4H, MorexV3_pseudomolecules_assembly, whole genome shotgun sequence DNA window includes the following coding sequences:
- the LOC123448644 gene encoding putative ubiquitin-like-specific protease 1B isoform X2 yields the protein MNTDAQLRFNRRKRPLSADGRLHDHLRGQQRKRRGARVLVPDCFLVPPPEAKSADFDMWDYIRNIPDRLRLDNGLRLLKGWVRASKDVPQDPSKDVPQDLAWGNGLRLLKDNDVKPGRVVVAGKWKVDDPVKVALKASAPREEAKPCWKDLHEKTKHNDKRLGEIPVKVDLLEKTLEEQRKKAEPPKEDLSQFFVPLTAEDEKEVQDCLYGNGSSSKVLVLHEPSNIEVSRGKIRCLRPHGWLNDEVINLYLELLKERGIREPKRFLKCHFFNTFFYKKIFVPVHQNVHWCLAIINMKAKKLQYLDSLGGHDPRVSKMLARYIVDEVKDKSNKKIDISSLTEESIDCIPLQGNGWDCGMFMLKYIDFHSRGVSLSFGQEHMEYFRKRTAKEILRLRAD from the exons ATGAACACGGACGCACAACTCCGCTTTAACCGCCGCAAGCGCCCCCTATCGGCTGACGGCCGCCTCCACGACCACTTGCGCGGCCAGCAGCGCAAGCGCCGAGGGGCCCGCGTCCTCGTACCCGACTGCTTCCTCGTGCCACCGCCGGAAGCCAAATCCGCTGATTTCGACATGTGGGACTACATCCGCAACATCCCGGACAGGCTGCGATTGGACAACGGCCTGAGGCTGCTCAAGGGCTGGGTCCGTGCGTCCAAGGATGTGCCGCAGGATCCGTCGAAGGATGTGCCGCAGGATCTAGCCTGGGGCAATGGCCTGAGGCTGCTCAAGGACAACGATGTGAAGCCAGGGCGCGTGGTGGTGGCGGGGAAATGGAAAGTAGATGACCCCGTGAAGGTCGCCTTGAAGGCGTCGGCGCCGCGGGAGGAGGCGAAACCGTGTTGGAAGGATCTCCATGAGAAGACGAAACATAATGACAAGAGGTTGGGCGAGATCCCCGTCAAGGTGGATCTTCTGGAGAAGACGCTTGAGGAGCAGAGGAAGAAGGCTGAGCCGCCTAAGGAG GACCTGTCTCAATTCTTTGTACCTCTAACTGCTGAAGATGAAAAGGAAGTTCAGGATTGTTTGTATGGTAATGGTTCGAG TAGCAAAGTCCTGGTGCTGCATGAACCGTCTAACATTGAGGTTAGCAGGGGAAAAATTCGGTGTTTGAGGCCACATGGCTGGTTAAATGACGAG GTCATTAATTTGTACCTTGAATTGTTAAAGGAGAGGGGAATAAGAGAACCCAAAAGGTTCTTGAAATGTCATTTCTTCAATACGTTTTTTTATAAGAAG ATCTTTGTCCCCGTACATCAAAACGTGCATTGGTGTTTGGCAATTATAAACATGAAGGCGAAGAAATTACAATATCTTGATTCTCTTGGCGGCCATGATCCGCGTGTATCCAAAATGCTG GCTAGATATATTGTGGATGAAGTGAAGGACAAGAGTAATAAAAAGATTGACATAAGTTCTTTGACCGAAGAATCTATTGATTGTATTCCTTTACAAGGCAATGG GTGGGATTGTGGTATGTTTATGCTAAAGTACATTGACTTCCACAGCAGAGGAGTCAGCTTATCTTTTGGTCAG GAACACATGGAATACTTTCGGAAGAGAACAGCTAAGGAAATCTTAAGACTAAGGGCTGACTAA
- the LOC123448644 gene encoding putative ubiquitin-like-specific protease 1B isoform X1, translating into MNTDAQLRFNRRKRPLSADGRLHDHLRGQQRKRRGARVLVPDCFLVPPPEAKSADFDMWDYIRNIPDRLRLDNGLRLLKGWVRASKDVPQDPSKDVPQDLAWGNGLRLLKDNDVKPGRVVVAGKWKVDDPVKVALKASAPREEAKPCWKDLHEKTKHNDKRLGEIPVKVDLLEKTLEEQRKKAEPPKEDLSQFFVPLTAEDEKEVQDCLYGNGSSSKVLVLHEPSNIEVSRGKIRCLRPHGWLNDEVINLYLELLKERGIREPKRFLKCHFFNTFFYKKLACGKTGYDYQSVKRWTTSRKLGYELIDCDRIFVPVHQNVHWCLAIINMKAKKLQYLDSLGGHDPRVSKMLARYIVDEVKDKSNKKIDISSLTEESIDCIPLQGNGWDCGMFMLKYIDFHSRGVSLSFGQEHMEYFRKRTAKEILRLRAD; encoded by the exons ATGAACACGGACGCACAACTCCGCTTTAACCGCCGCAAGCGCCCCCTATCGGCTGACGGCCGCCTCCACGACCACTTGCGCGGCCAGCAGCGCAAGCGCCGAGGGGCCCGCGTCCTCGTACCCGACTGCTTCCTCGTGCCACCGCCGGAAGCCAAATCCGCTGATTTCGACATGTGGGACTACATCCGCAACATCCCGGACAGGCTGCGATTGGACAACGGCCTGAGGCTGCTCAAGGGCTGGGTCCGTGCGTCCAAGGATGTGCCGCAGGATCCGTCGAAGGATGTGCCGCAGGATCTAGCCTGGGGCAATGGCCTGAGGCTGCTCAAGGACAACGATGTGAAGCCAGGGCGCGTGGTGGTGGCGGGGAAATGGAAAGTAGATGACCCCGTGAAGGTCGCCTTGAAGGCGTCGGCGCCGCGGGAGGAGGCGAAACCGTGTTGGAAGGATCTCCATGAGAAGACGAAACATAATGACAAGAGGTTGGGCGAGATCCCCGTCAAGGTGGATCTTCTGGAGAAGACGCTTGAGGAGCAGAGGAAGAAGGCTGAGCCGCCTAAGGAG GACCTGTCTCAATTCTTTGTACCTCTAACTGCTGAAGATGAAAAGGAAGTTCAGGATTGTTTGTATGGTAATGGTTCGAG TAGCAAAGTCCTGGTGCTGCATGAACCGTCTAACATTGAGGTTAGCAGGGGAAAAATTCGGTGTTTGAGGCCACATGGCTGGTTAAATGACGAG GTCATTAATTTGTACCTTGAATTGTTAAAGGAGAGGGGAATAAGAGAACCCAAAAGGTTCTTGAAATGTCATTTCTTCAATACGTTTTTTTATAAGAAG CTTGCTTGTGGAAAAACTGGGTATGACTACCAATCTGTAAAAAGATGGACTACCTCCAGGAAGTTGGGTTATGAGCTCATTGATTGTGATAGA ATCTTTGTCCCCGTACATCAAAACGTGCATTGGTGTTTGGCAATTATAAACATGAAGGCGAAGAAATTACAATATCTTGATTCTCTTGGCGGCCATGATCCGCGTGTATCCAAAATGCTG GCTAGATATATTGTGGATGAAGTGAAGGACAAGAGTAATAAAAAGATTGACATAAGTTCTTTGACCGAAGAATCTATTGATTGTATTCCTTTACAAGGCAATGG GTGGGATTGTGGTATGTTTATGCTAAAGTACATTGACTTCCACAGCAGAGGAGTCAGCTTATCTTTTGGTCAG GAACACATGGAATACTTTCGGAAGAGAACAGCTAAGGAAATCTTAAGACTAAGGGCTGACTAA